The following coding sequences lie in one Clupea harengus chromosome 23, Ch_v2.0.2, whole genome shotgun sequence genomic window:
- the LOC105912899 gene encoding zinc finger protein 503-like, producing MITSPPISVLRNYSSNPIWESCNREKNASLKTNKRFVHPVSPSDPQRQANRLPIKILKMLTARAGHILHPEYLQPLPSTPVSPIELDAKKSPLALLAQTCSQIGKPDPPSSSKLSSTANGSNDKDSKSGPLKMSDIGNDDKSSFKPYSKSTEKKDSSSGASAGDKTGFRVPSATCQPFTPRTGSPNSCTSVSPLPSECKSADREDKKDSDGNKNGISEGSGNGGVNHNRISGSGSNGEVNQQSETTLGSKPITSDTTSVSSASSALGSGLVAPVSPYRPGHTVFPLPPAGMSYPGSLAGAYAGYPQHFLPHGVSLDPTKSGSQLLNAQFALGCSKAGSSPMSGASPPSIMTASLCRDPYCLSYHCASHLSGAAGANSHESHAAAAAASAMKSGYPLMYSSHPLHGVHSTHPSFAGHPLYPYGFMLPNDPHSHVCNWVSANGPCDKRFASSEELLNHLRTHTAFAGTEKLISGYPSSSSLASAAAAAMACHMHIPQTGSPGGPGALALRTPHHALGLSRYHPYSKSPLPTPGAPVPVPAATGPYYSPYALYGQRLTTAPGLGYQ from the exons ATGATTACATCGCCCCCGATTTCTGTACTGAGAAACTATTCATCCAACCCAATCTGGGAGAGCTGCAATAGAGAGAAAAACgcctctttgaaaacaaataaacGCTTCGTGCATCCAGTGTCTCCGTCGGACCCTCAACGGCAGGCGAATCGTCTCCCCATCAAAATTCTGAAAATGCTTACTGCACGGGCTGGACACATCTTGCATCCGGAGTATTTGCAACCTTTACCGTCTACTCCCGTGAGTCCCATTGAG CTGGATGCCAAGAAAAGTCCTCTGGCTCTTTTAGCACAAACATGTTCTCAAATTGGTAAACCAGACCCACCGTCCTCGTCCAAACTGTCATCAACAGCAAATGGATCTAATGACAAAGACTCTAAATCTGGTCCGTTGAAAATGAGTGATATTGGAAATGATGATAAATCGAGCTTCAAGCCATACTCTAAATCCACGGAAAAGAAGGACTCGTCCTCGGGTGCTTCTGCTGGAGATAAGACGGGTTTCCGTGTGCCTAGCGCCACCTGCCAGCCGTTTACTCCCAGGACAGGGAGTCCGAACTCCTgcacctctgtgtctcctctcccatcGGAGTGTAAATCAGCGGACCGGGAGGACAAAAAGGATTCTGATGGTAACAAAAATGGAATTTCTGAGGGCTCTGGGAACGGTGGTGTGAATCACAACAGGATAAGTGGTAGTGGTTCTAACGGGGAAGTAAACCAACAGTCGGAGACTACACTTGGATCAAAGCCCATCACCTCCGACACAACCTCTGTTTCTTCTGCCTCGTCTGCACTTGGATCAGGACTAGTAGCTCCCGTTTCCCCTTACAGACCGGGTCACACCGTGTTCCCCCTCCCGCCTGCAGGCATGTCATACCCTGGAAGTCTAGCGGGGGCCTATGCTGGGTATCCGCAGCACTTTCTGCCTCACGGGGTTTCCCTAGATCCAACAAAGTCGGGGAGTCAGCTGCTGAACGCGCAGTTCGCTCTGGGTTGCAGCAAAGCTGGTTCCAGCCCAATGTCTGGCGCTTCGCCTCCATCAATAATGACCGCCAGCTTGTGTAGAGATCCGTACTGTCTGAGTTACCATTGCGCAAGCCATCTATCAGGCGCCGCCGGGGCCAACTCGCACGAGTcgcacgctgctgctgctgcagcttcgGCTATGAAGTCTGGATACCCGCTCATGTACTCTTCACACCCGCTCCACGGCGTTCATTCCACGCATCCATCGTTTGCTGGACACCCATTGTATCCTTATGGTTTTATGCTTCCCAATGACCCCCATTCACATGTCTGCAATTGGGTTTCGGCGAACGGACCCTGTGACAAACGTTTTGCATCATCCGAAGAACTTCTCAATCACTTGCGGACTCACACTGCCTTCGCTGGGACTGAGAAATTGATTTCAGGATATCCAAGCTCTTCGTCTCTAGCCAGTGCTGCTGCAGCGGCGATGGCATGCCATATGCACATACCCCAGACGGGGAGTCCCGGAGGCCCGGGAGCGCTGGCACTCAGGACCCCGCATCACGCGCTCGGGCTCAGCCGTTACCACCCGTATTCTAAGAGCCCTCTGCCGACCCCCGGAGCACCTGTGCCGGTGCCCGCGGCCACTGGTCCCTATTACTCCCCTTATGCATTGTACGGGCAAAGACTAACCACAGCACCAGGCCTTGGATATCAATAG